CCATGTCGCGTACTGTCTGCGGCCGCTCTGACATCAGCCGCGCGACGAAGGGGTCGGGCAGCTCGCGCGCGAAACCCGCGAGGGCGTCACAGAGCAGGGTGCGGTTGTCGGCGACCTCGATGCTCTCCAGCACCGACAGCAGGGGGATGATGGAGTCCCGGCCCAACACCTGGAGGTAGCGCGACACGTCCGCGGGGTTCTTCGGCCGCGTCGACTTGAGCGACTCGCCCAACCGCATCAGTCGCTGCTCCTCGCCCATCTTGTGGAGGAAGTTCTCCAACATCTTCGCCAGGTCCTCGCTGCCTTCGCGCTGGGACAGCGCGCGCAGCTTGAGGACGATCTGGTTGATGGTGCCGAAGTCGTCCTGGAGGAGGAGCATGTCCAGCAACTGCACGAAGATTTCCTCGAGCAGGGACGCGTCATCCACGCCGCCTTCCACCACCTGGAACACGGCGCTCACCAGCTTGGGGAACAGCCGGGCGTTCTCCTCCTCGGAGACTTCGCGCTGCAGCTTCGCCTTCAGCTCGTCTGAGGCATGCCGTCCACCCACCACGAGTCCGCGAATCTGCTCCACGCCGTCCAGCTTGGCGTCCAGGTCCTCCGCGGACACGCGCGCGAAGCGCAGGTAGTCATCCGAATTCGTCTGCAGGCGCGAGTAGAGGTAGCCCACCACCTTGTCCACCTCGACCTGCACTTCCTCCTCGCTGGCGTTCTCCATGGAGAAGCCTTCCACCACCACGTACTCCACGTGCTCCATGCTCGCGCGCCACAGCTGCGCCAGCACGTCCTCCGCGCCGCGCTCCGGCTCGGACAGGGCGATGAGCGTGAAGGTGGTCATCTCCTCCACCGTGAGACCCGGGCGGAAGATGAGCTGCCGGATGCCGTCGCGGAAGAACTTGTAGGGCAGCGGGGTGTCCTCGGAGAACAGCGACTCGCCGAGGAGCAGGAAGTTCTGTTGCTCCACCTTCATCGACAGGGGACCGAACTTGTCGGTGTAGGTGGCAATCGACTCGAGCGCCTTCCCGAGGAACTCCGGGAAGCGCGACTCGTTGTGGCGATACATCCCGATCTGCTTGATGCCCTTGAGCAGGTGGAAGGCGAACGTCTTCGCCAACTCAACCTTCTCACGTGCCTCAGGCGAAAGCTGGGGCTCCGCGTTGGATTCCTGGATGGCTTTAGGGGGGTGGGCCATGCTGTCACCCGAGCCTAACCCGATTTTGGACGGCCACCCAGGAGACGGTCCGTGGAAGTCTCATGGCTTGGGTGACGTCCGCGTGACGGGGCATGAGAATGACGGGGATTCCTGGTTGTGTTGCCAAATGCGTCATCCGCCGGAACGGGGCGACGTCCATGGCGCGGTGGCTGACGTGCTCGCTGCTGCTGGTTTCGTTGACGGGGTGTTTCCGGATGAGCCTCCGTTCCGGAGCGCCGCGCGGAGGAGCGCCCGACGAGCAGACCGGAGTGAGCCTGGTCGCCGGACTGACGACCTCGAACGTGGTGGCGCCGGAGTGCCAGCACGGCTTCTCCCGCGTGGATGTGTATTGGCCGTGGTGGAGCCCCGTCGTCTACGCGGCGACCTTCGGCATCGTCGCGCCGTTGCGCACGGAGTACGTGTGCGCGGAGGCCGCGGCGGCCGCTGGCTCCGTGCGGCCCGAGCCCGTGCCGTCCTCCCACTCGCCGCTCTGAGCGAGACGGCCCGGGTGGGTGCTCGCCGCCTCCTGGACGGGGTTTCAGGAGGCACGCCGCACCCGCTCTGGAAATGAGCGAGGCGGCGAGGATTGCTCCTCGCCGCCCCGGGTGTCTCAGCGGTGTTTCACCCGGCCCCCAGGAGGAGGCCCGGGCACGTGGCCTACGCCTCCTTCTGCGGCGGCGGTGACATGGCGGCGCTCTGGCCCTTGAGGGCGGAGCGCAGCAGGAACAGCGTCAGGCCGGCGAAGAAGAGCAGGCCCCAGAGGTTGGACCACAGCGGGTGGGCGTGCTCGCTCTCGCCCACCATGTTGAGGAAGCCGCCCAGGCCGCCCTGGTTGCCCAGCAGGGCAGGCAGGTTCAGCGCGCGGGTGCCTGCTCCGTCGGTGGCGATTTCCAGGAAGGCGATGAGCACGCCCGCGATGGAGCCACCGGCGATGAAACCGGAGGAGAGCAGCGTGCCCGGCGAGAAGTCGGACTCGCCGCCGCGGATGCGGTCCACGAAGTAGCGCACCATGCCGCCCACGAAGAGCGGCGCGCTGCTGCTGATGGGCAGGTACACGCCCACCGCGAAGGGCAGGGAGGACACGCCGCACAGCTCCAGCATCAGCGCGATGAACACGCCCAGGAGCACCAGGTCCCACGGCAGCTTCTGGGTGAGGATGCCGTCGATGATGAGAGAGAACAGCTGCGCCTTGGGCGCCGCGTAGCGCGTCAGTTGCTGGCCTTCATAGACGCTGATGCGGCCGCCGATGCCCGGGTCCACCACGTACTGGATGGTGTCGGACTCATCGAGCAGGTACTTGCCCGCGGGCACCGGCGTGTCCGCGCCGCGCACGTAGCCTTCCTTGTAGGTGCGCTTCGGGCCGTCCGTGACGGCGCCCAGGTCCGCCACCTTGATGGGGGCGCCGCTGGAGACGTTGAGCGTCACCGCGCCCAGGTCCTGCGAGGACACGTCGCGCCAGCTGCGCAGCTCCATCGCGCCGCTCTGCGTGTTCAGCTCGTAGCCCTGCGCCCAGACGGCCTTGCGCAGCGCCGCCTCGTCCAGGCCGCGGGCCGCCAGCGCGTCGGCGGAGACGGCCCAGGAGAAGGTGTGCTGGACGCGCGTCTCGTTGGAGAACTCCGTCACCTTCACGCCCGGGTGGGGCTCGGGGATGGTGACGGTGGCGCCGCGGTTGAGCGTCACCAGCACCAGGCCGATGAACATCGCGCTGGTGAGCACACCGACGAACAGCGCCAACTGCTGGCGCCGGGGCGTACCGCCCACCAGGAAGGCCGTCTTGAGGTCCTGCGCGGTGGTGCCGCCGTTGGACGCGGCGATGCCGACGATGGCCGCCGTGGTGAGGGCCATGAAGCGGTCCTCGGACGACGTCCAGCCCATGAGCAGGTACACGAGGCAGGTGATGAGCAGCGTGGCCACCACCATGCCGGAGATGGGGTTGGACGAACTGCCAATCTCACCGGTGATGCGCGCGCTCACCGTGACGAAGAAGAAGCCGAAGATGACGATGAGGATGGCGGAGATGAGGTTCACCTCCAGCGGCGGCGCCAGCCAGATGGCCAGCACCAGCAGCGCGCTGCCTCCCAGCACCACGGTGATGGGCAGGTCCTGCTCCGTGCGCAGCAGCTGCGGCATGGCGCCCTGGCCCCGCGACGCCTTCAGCGTCTCCAGGCTGCGCTTGAAGGCCCCGACGATGGTGGGCAGCGAGCGGATGAGGCTGATGAGACCGCCCGTCGCCACGGCGCCCGCGCCGATGTAGAGCACGTACGCATTGCGAATCTGGTCCGGCGACATGTCCCGGATGAGCTGGCCGTTGTGCATCAGCAGCGGCGTCTCCAGCCCGCTGCCGAAGAACGAGATGGCCGGGATGAGGATGAGGTAGCTCAGCACACCACCGGCGAAGGTGATGGCCGCCACGCGGGGGCCGATGATGTAGCCCACGCCCAGCAGCTCCGGGCTCACCTCGGTGGAGACGGTCGCGCTCTTGAGCCCCTGCAGCGGCGTGCTCAGGACCTCGCGGAACAGCTTCATGCCGGAGTAGGCGAGCTTGTAGACACCGCCCACGATGAAGCCGGTGATGACGGTGCGGGCGTTGGTGCCGCCCTGCTCGCCGACGATGAGCACGTCCGCGCTGGCGGTGCCCTCCGGGTAGGGCAGCCTGCCGTGCTCCTGGACGATGAGGCCCTGGCGCAGCGGAATCATCATCAGCACGCCGAGTACGCCGCCCAGCGCCGCCGTGAGGAAGGCGTGGGTGAGGCTGATGTCGTAGCCCAGGAGCAGCAGGGCGGGGAGCGCGGCGGCCACACCGAAGGCGAGCGACTCACCGGCCGAGCCCGTCGTCTGGACGATGGTGTTCTCCAGGATGCTGGAGTTGCCCAGGGCCCGGAAGATGGCGATGGAGAGCACCGCGACGGGAATGGACGCGGAGACCGTGAGGCCCACCTTGATGGCCAGGTACACGGACGAGGCGGCGAACACGATGCCCAACACCGAGCCGAGCACCAGGGCTCGCATCGTCATCTCCGCCGGAGACTTGTCGGGGGGGACGTACGGGGTATGGGCGACTGTCGCGAGTGTCTGCGCGACCGGGACGCGATCCTCGGAGATCGGCGGCGAACCGTGGGCCAAGCGGGGGGCTCCTTCAAAGGGAAACCGGCCCTTTCTAGCAGGCCCCCGGCTGGCGGTGAAACAACGCCCTCAAATGACAAGCGCCCCTGCCAGTAGGGCGGAGGCGCCTTGATGCGGGCTTGCCCCGGAATGCCGGGTCGCCGGGCCGGGTCAGTCCCGGCTCACTGCTGGGCGGCGACGGCCTCGGGGTCCACCTCGGCCATGAGCGCGGCCAGCTCCGACTTGAGCTTGTCCTTGGCGCGAATCTCCAACTGGCGGGCGCGCTCGCGCGAGAAGCCGAAGTGCTCACCCAGTTCCTTGAGCGTCATGGGGCGCTCGTTCATGACGCGTTGCTCGATGATGAAGCGCTCACGCGGATCCAGGCGCATCAGCGCGGTACGGACGCGGGCGTTGATGAGGCCCGCCTCCTCCTTGTCCGCGAACTCGTCGTCCTGCGGGGCCGCGGCGCTCACCACGAAGTCCACGTGGCTGTTGCCGCCGTCCTCGCCCATGGGCGCGTCCAGCGACAGGTCCCGGCCCCCCATGCGCTGCTCCATCTCCCGCACCTCGCCCGGCTTCACGTGGAGCCGGCGGGCGATGTCATCCACGTTCACCGCGGCGTCACCGCTGCCAAACTTCTCCAGCTCGCGGCGCGTGCGGGCCAGACTGAAGAACAGCTTCCGCTGCGCCTGGGTGGTCCCCAGCTTCACGAGCGACCAGCTCTTGAGGATGTAGTTCTGGATGTACGCGCGAATCCACCACACCGCGTAGGAGATGAGGCGGATGCCCTTGTCCGGATCGAACTTCTGCACGGCCTTCATCAGGCCGATGTTCCCCTCCTGGATGAGGTCCGACATCTTGATGCCGTATGAGCGGTACTCATAGGCGACCTTCACCACGAAGCGCAGGTTGGCGGTCACCATCCGGTGCCCGGCCGCCAGGTCGCCCTTGAGGAAGCGGCGCGCGAGCTCCTGCTCCTCCTCCACCTTGAGGAGGGAGTAGTGGTTGATCTCCGAGAGGTACATCGCCAGGGAGCCGGAGTTGGACGACTGCTCGGTGGATGCCTGCATGAATGATTTCTCCGCCGGTGGGCCTCACGGGAGGCCGGGATGGATGGATTTCGTCTGACGACGTGACGAAGGGAACTTGAGCAACAGAAATGCCAACCTGCCCCGAAGGGCCATTCCCAATGTCTGCGAGGGGTTGGCGTGCTCCAGCGGCGCATACAGCGCCGCAATCCTGTAACCGTTACGTCGCACCGGCATGAATCGCCGGATGCGCTAGCTGTAGGAGCTTCAGAACTGTTCGCATTCAAGCCTCCCGGGGGCTGCGCAGGGCCGTGCTCCCTGTGAGGGCGCGGCCATTGGAGCGATGCCCGTCACACGACGTGGCCGCCCGCGGGAAAAGGCGTAACGACGCCTCAGGCCGCTGACACACCCGGGCCGCCGGCACGCGCGGTGGGCGGCCTGGCGGCCAGGCGCGAGGACCGAGGTCCGGGTGTCAGGAAGCGCGCGCTTGGGGCGGGCGAGTACCCTCGCTGGCGACGTGCTGGGACTCCGTGAGAACAGCGCGTCTCAAGTCCGTCAGCAGCCGCGTCGCCTCTCCCTGCTGGAGCGGGCGACCGCCAAAGCGGGCTTCCAGGTAGCGCCGGGTGACGGGCGTCAGGGCGGGGGACAGCGGGTGCCGCTCCCGGGCGAGCCGAGCGTCCAGTGCTTCCAATGTTTCACCGTCGACGCGTGTGATTCGCGCGGAGGCGAGCTGCGCCTCCACCGCGTCCACGAAGCGCGTGGCCTCCAAGGGCCGCTCACGCGACAGGAACTGCGTCAGCAACCGCCAGGCGGTATAGGCCGCGGCGGCCGCGAGCAGCGCGGCACCAAAGGCCCGGGGGGGCGGCGCGCGGCTGGCCGGCTCGTCCTTCTTCGGGACCTCGTGCGAGCGAGTGAGCGAGCGGACGACCGTCAGTTGATCGCGGAAGTTGTAGTCCAGGACGACGTCACGCCACTGCGACTCCACGATTTCATAGAAGTTGATGAGCTGCTCCAGCAGGCGAGGGGACTGGCTCGCGCGGTGGGCCGGCGGCGTCGCGTCCACGGTGATGAAGCCGCGCCCTGGCACCAGCACGTGCGTCCAGGCATGCGCATCACCCGCGCGGACCACGTAGCCACCCGTCACGCGCTCGCCGCCGAAGAAGCCGGTGGCCAGCCGCGCCCGCATGCCCTGGGTGCGCAGCATCAACGTGAGCGCGGTGGCGAAGTGCTCGCAGTGTCCCTGCTTGCGCTGGAAGAGGAAGTCGGCGACCGGGTCCGGCACGTCGCCGCTCAACTCCAGCGTGTAGCTGTATTCGCGTTGCAGCCACGCGGACAGCTTCCGCGCGGCGGCCAGCGGGTCGCGTTCGCCATTCAGCACCCGCGCGGCTGTCTGGCCGACGCGGACGTCCAGCCCCTCCGGCAGCGACAGCAGGGCGTCCTGCTCCTCCGGGGGCAGGTCCTGGACGTCGTCGCCGCTGGCGCCGGGCGGGAGGCTGTAGGCCTCATATGAATAGGAGATGCCGGAGTCGCGGAAGCGCACCTCGCCGCCGCCCAGTTCGTGGATTTGCGTGCGCCGGGAGCCCACCTGCGTGTTGGCCACGGCGTTGCCCAGCCGCGAGGGCGTCTCCAGCGCCACCAGCGTGCGCGCGCCGTACGCGGGCATCAGCTCCACGTGCTGGTGGACCAGGTTCTCCTGGCCCGGCCGCAGCGTCGTCATGAACTCGGAGCCGTTGCTGGTGGCGCGCGCGTTGGACCACTCCATGCCGTCGAAGACGTCATAGGTGCGGCCCACCCAGTAGGCGTCGAGCGTTTCCTTCTCCGGGTCCGGGGTCAGGGTGGCGCGCAGCACGATGCGCGGGTTGCCCTTGATGGTGCCCGCGCCGCCCAGGCGCACGGTGTTGGAGAATCCCGCGGTGGCCACGCCCAGGCCGGGCGAGGCGCTGGGGCCAATCATGTTCCAGTTGAGGCGGGGGAAGAGGATGAAGAAGGCCACCGCGCCCACCACGGCGAAGCCCACGCCCGTGGCCAGCGGGCCCATCACCGCGCGCACCGGCACCGGTTCGCCTTCGGGGACCGCGGACTCCACCACGCCCAGCGCCAGGGCGATGCTGGCCAGCACGCCGAAGACAATCAGGAAGAGGCCGTAGACGAGCTCGCCGGAGAGCGCCGCGCCGCCCGCCACCATCAACAGGCCGGACAGGTGGACCTGGCCGTCGGTGGCCGCGTCCGGCGTGGACAGCAGACGCTGCGCGGAGATGAGGCCAGCGAAGGCACAGGCCGCCACCACCAGGTTGAGCGAGCCCGCGAGCACGTTCGTGCCCAGCGTCAGCGCCACGGCCAGCAGCAGCAGCGCGGTGAGCTTCACCCGGTTGGCGAAGGGGCGCCACCCCGCCAGCGCGGCCACCTGGGCCACGCCGTAGAGGACCAGCGACCAGATGGGGAGCTGGCCCGACACCGCCATGGAGGCGAAGGCGGACCCGGAGCCCAGGTCTCGCAGCACCAGCCTCAGCCGCGTGCCCTTCCTCATGCCGCCTCCTCGCCACCGCGAGGGCGCTCGTGTCCCAGCCACGCCAGCGCCCGCAGCAGGCGCCGCTCCTGGGCCGCGCCCGCGGCGGGCCGGATGCGGTCCTCCGGCGTGTCCAGGCCCACCTCGTGACCTTCCTCGATGAGCCGGTGGGCCAGGGCGGCCACTTCCTCGCAGCGGCGCTCGAGCGCCTCCGCGTCGAGTCCGTCCGCCACCGAAAGCACGAAGGTGCGCCGCTCCTCGTGCTCGCGCTCCACGCGCAGCAGCTTCCCGGCGGAGGCGCTCTTCATCCAGTGGATGCGCCGGGCGTCCTCACCCGGCGCCAGCTCGCGCAGGCCGCTCAGGTCCCCATTGCCGTCATTGCGGCGGGGGTTGCCCGCGTCACCCACGGGGCCTTGCTCCGGCGCGCCCGGGTCCTGGCAGGCGTAGGTCCGCCGCGGGTAGATGAGCAGCGTGTTTTCCAGCGGAAAGGTGCGCGTCTTGGCGAACAGCCCCAGCGGCCAGGTGGTGGTGACACGAACGCCCGTGAGCAGCACGGGCCCACGCTGGGGCGCGGTGAGGTCCGCTCGCACGACGTGGTCCACGCCCGCGGGCAGGTAACCCACGCCGCCCGCGCCGGTGAGCGGCGAGTCCGCCTCCGACAGCGTGAGGGCGAAGGCGTGGCCCTGGCCGCGGGAGATGGCCCACCGGAAGGCGAAGGGCTCCTGGGCGAAGGCCGCGTCCGCGCCCACGCGCCGCACCGACAGATAGCGCAGGCAGCGCTCGGACAGGACGCCCGACACCACCACCATGCTCAGCAGCAGGCCCAGCAGCAGGTAGAGGAGGTTGTTGCCGGTGTTGAGCGCACCCAGGCCCACGCCGAACGTCACCACCAGATAGGTGCGTCCGATGCGCGTCACCCTGAGGGTGCGCGGCGGGCGGAGCCGCGAGCGAAGCCGTGCCCACCATGACGGCAGCCGGGGCTTCACCGGGGCGCCGGGACCTTTCGGGCAATCTCCTCCAGAAGGTGCGCCGCCTCGTCGCGCGCGGACACGCCCTGCACGGCGCTGCGCAGCATGATGCGGTGGGCCCAGCAGGGCACCAGCGCCGCGCGGACGTCACCGGGCGTGGCGAAGTCCCGGGCGTCCCACAGCGCGTGGGCCCGTGCGGCCGCGCCCAGCGCGAGCACCGCGCGGGTGGAGGCGCCTCGCTCCAGGTCGCCGTGCGAGCGCGTGGCCGTGGCCAGCCGCACCACGTAGTCCGCGACCGACGCGTCCAACCGCAGCGCCGCGGCGAACGAGCGCAGGGACGCCAGCTCCTCGGGCTCGGAGACGGTCTCCACCGCGTCCAGCGGCGGTGTGCCGTCGCGGGTGACGAGCAGCCCGGCCTCCACTTCCGGCGTCGGGTGGCCCAGGGACATGCGCACCATGAATCGGTCCAGCTGCGAGTCCGGCAGCGGGTAGGTGCCGGAGAAGTCCACCGGGTTCTGCGTGGCCACCACCGTGAAGGGCGCGGGCAGCGCGTGCGTGGCGCCGTCCAGGGAGACCTGGCCCTGGGCCATGGCCTCCAGCAGCGCGGACTGGGTGCGCGGCGGGGCGCGGTTCAGCTCATCCGCCAGCACCAGCTGCCGGAAGAGGGGACCGGGACGGAACTGGAAGGTGGCCGTCTGCGCGTGGAAGACCTGGGCGCCCAGCACGTCGGCGGGCATCAGGTCCGCGGTGAACTGGACGCGGGCGAAGCTCAGGCCACAGGCCTTGGCCAGGGCCTCGGCGAGCGTCGTCTTGCCCACGCCCGGGACGTCCTCCAGCAGCACGTGGCCGCCGGCGACCAGGGACGTCACCACGAGCTGGAGTTGGGAGGATTTTCCCTGCACCGCGCGGCCCAGCTGGGTGGCGATGCGTTCCATCGCCGAGCGCGCGTTTGCGGGGGAAGGCACCGGGGAGAGGGCGCGGGCAGGCTGGTTCATCTGCCTCCACTGTAGCCGACTCCCTCGATTGCCAACACGCTTCGCGTCCGGGCTTGCAGCGCGGACGCTCCCTCCCTCCCGAGGCGGCGAAGTACCTACGCCAGGAAGACGTCCTCGGGCGTGTAGTAGGCAGGGCGCGGCGACGTCCCTGTGCCCACACCGAAGTACCGGAACATCCGCTCGTGGTGAGTGGCCAGGCCGCGCAGTTGGACGGGGCGCTCCACCAGGCCTCGCGTCAGGACTCCCACGGCGCTGTCCTTGAACTCCCGCAGGTGGGCGAAGTCCAGTACGACCTCACACCCACTCAGGGCGCTCAGAGAGGTCCGGACCTCTTCCGCCGTCTTGCCGTCCAGCGTGCCTTCCAGTCGCAGCGTCACGGAACCTGCGGACTCCTCACGGTGGATCTGTAGCCCCGACATTGCTGTGCTCTCCAAGTTGGCGCGGAGCCTTGGTTGGAGCGTCATCGCTTCCGTCCTTCCACGGAGGACCCGTGGGGTTCTCCCGCCCGGCGCACAGTGCACAGGGTTCGCGCGTTTGGTTACCCCCCACATCGCAACTTTCTCGCGACTGTCGTGCAGCCGTCGCATGGCTTGTTGCTCAGCGCTCAGCTCTTCTGGCCATTCGTCTTCTGGGCCTCTCGCAGAGTGAGCTGCTTCTCCTGAGCGGCCTTCAGCTTGCGGAATTCCTTCACGACCTTGGCGGGGTAGCCGGCCAGGAACTTCGTGCGCGCTTCCTTCTTGGCCAGGATGCGGCGGGCCAGCCCGGGGCCGGCGTTGTAGGCGACCAGGGCCTTCTCCACGGTGCCGAAGCGCTGGATGAGGTCCGCCAGGTACGCGGTCCCCAGCTCCACGTTGGTCTCCGAGTCGAAGAGGTTGCTGGTGCGGCCCAGTTGCAGGCCGGCCTTGTCCGCCAGCCAGGTGCCGGTGTCCGGCATCACCTGCATCAGGCCCATGGCCCCGACGTGGGAGACCGCGTAGTTGTTGAAGGAACTCTCGCAGCGGATCACTGCCACCACCAGGAGCGGGTCGATGTCGTTGCGAGCCGCCTCGCGGACGATGGCCACCGCCAGCCGGCGCTGCTGCCGGGCGGGGAGCCCAGAGGCCTTCACCATCTCCGTGATGCCCAGGGCCTCGGCCTCGGCGTAGTGGGCCTCATCCTCGTAGAGGTGCAGCTTCGCCAGGGTCGCCTTCAACTCGGCGTCGCGCTCGGCCAGTTTCGCGCGCAGCTCCGTCACCTCCGGCCCCTCGCCCTGGGCGCCATCCGGCACCTGCACCGGAAACGCGACCGCCCCCGTCCCCACCATCCAAGCCGCCACCGCCACCGTCCAACCCCTCATCCCACCCCTCCTGGCGCCGCCGTGCCGCTCGCGCCCCGTGCACTCATCTCGTACGGATGTACTGACCTGCCGACGGAGCAACGCCTAAGCAGCCCGCGTGCCAGAGGTCGCACGTGGCGTGTTTCTCCTTAAGAGCGCCCACGAATTTGCCGTCTCTGGCGCGCTGGATTCCCCGGCGGAACTGAAAAAATGCCCGGCTGGGGAAGTGCCGTTCCCAACGGGTGACTGTGAAAAGGACCGGGTTGCCCGTCCGGGTTCCTGTTCCTAGGTTTGCCCGCGCCAGGCTGTGGTGCGTGTGGAGGTGCGGCGTGTACTGGACGATGGGAATCATCCTGTTGGTGTTGTGGGGGCTGGGGCTGACCACCGGCTCCACCGAGGGTTACTGGGTCCACCTGCTGCTGCTGTTCGCGATGGTGGCGCTCTTGCTGGCGGTGGTGTCTCAGGGCCGCCGGGCGGCCTCGGCATGAGGCGCGGGGCGCCCGAGGTGACGGGGGTGGAGCTGCCCCGGGACTCCGTGGGCTTCACGCGCCGCGAGTGCCCGGAGTGTCAGCGGCCCTTCAAGACGCGTCCGGGGCCCATGGACTCGCGCGCGGTGCTGCACAAGCTCCTGGGCTTCTACCCCTTCGAGAATGCCCACGAGTGCGTGGAGGGCATTCCCGTCTGGGGCTGCCCGTACTGCGGCTACCGCGCGGAAGCGGACGCCTTTCTCACGCCCGCCCAGCAGGGGCACCTGGAGGCCGTGGCGCGCGGCTGGGCCAACCACGTGCGGTACGAGCAGCTGGCGCACGTGGCGCGCACGCTGTCCGTCAACCCCAGGCCGACGTTCGTTGCGGTGGAGCCGGAGGCCCTGCCGGGCCCCATGGAGCCAGAGCCGGACGAGCTGCTGCGCGTCATGCCCATGCTCTGTTGTGGCGAAGAGGTGAAGGTCATCTGGGAGTGGGACCAGGCACTCCACTGCTTCTCCTGCGGCGCGCGGCATGATCCGATGAGCGGCCGCCAGCAGGTGGAGCTGCGCTTCGTCTCGGAGTAGCGCCCGGGGTGGACGCGGGCGGGCGGTGACGGCAGGCTGGAGGGGACATGACGTGGGTCTCCCCCCGGGCCATGCTCGCGTGCCTGCTCTTGGCCGCGGGCGCCGCCGCCGCGCACGACGCCGACATCCTCTATATTGAAGCGCACCGCGCCCGGGCCGAGGCACCCGAGGTCCGTCAGATTCTGACGATGACGCCGGAGACGCTGGCCTTGCTCCTGGCCGACGCGGATGGGGGCTCGCTCCTCACGCGGCATGGACTGGACGCGCGGCGTGACGCCATCGCCACCGACATCTGGGATGCGATGCCGCTGGCTTCCGGAGGGTTGCCGTGCGTGCGGACCGCGCACGCCACGGCGCCGAGGCAGTCCTTCGTGGAACTGTCCGCCACCTTCACGTGCCCGCCGGGTGGAATGCGCCAGCGCTTCCGGGTGCTGACGCGGCTGCCGCCGGAGTACCGGGTGATTCTGGGCAGTGTGAGGGAAGGGGAGGTTCCTGGTGCCGTGTTCGCGGATGCCACGCGGCCGGAAGTGGACGTCCCGGAAGGCGGACGCGGCACGCCGCTGCTGAGCCGCTTCGCGGGCTGGGTGGGCC
This portion of the Myxococcus xanthus genome encodes:
- a CDS encoding OPT family oligopeptide transporter is translated as MAHGSPPISEDRVPVAQTLATVAHTPYVPPDKSPAEMTMRALVLGSVLGIVFAASSVYLAIKVGLTVSASIPVAVLSIAIFRALGNSSILENTIVQTTGSAGESLAFGVAAALPALLLLGYDISLTHAFLTAALGGVLGVLMMIPLRQGLIVQEHGRLPYPEGTASADVLIVGEQGGTNARTVITGFIVGGVYKLAYSGMKLFREVLSTPLQGLKSATVSTEVSPELLGVGYIIGPRVAAITFAGGVLSYLILIPAISFFGSGLETPLLMHNGQLIRDMSPDQIRNAYVLYIGAGAVATGGLISLIRSLPTIVGAFKRSLETLKASRGQGAMPQLLRTEQDLPITVVLGGSALLVLAIWLAPPLEVNLISAILIVIFGFFFVTVSARITGEIGSSSNPISGMVVATLLITCLVYLLMGWTSSEDRFMALTTAAIVGIAASNGGTTAQDLKTAFLVGGTPRRQQLALFVGVLTSAMFIGLVLVTLNRGATVTIPEPHPGVKVTEFSNETRVQHTFSWAVSADALAARGLDEAALRKAVWAQGYELNTQSGAMELRSWRDVSSQDLGAVTLNVSSGAPIKVADLGAVTDGPKRTYKEGYVRGADTPVPAGKYLLDESDTIQYVVDPGIGGRISVYEGQQLTRYAAPKAQLFSLIIDGILTQKLPWDLVLLGVFIALMLELCGVSSLPFAVGVYLPISSSAPLFVGGMVRYFVDRIRGGESDFSPGTLLSSGFIAGGSIAGVLIAFLEIATDGAGTRALNLPALLGNQGGLGGFLNMVGESEHAHPLWSNLWGLLFFAGLTLFLLRSALKGQSAAMSPPPQKEA
- a CDS encoding HEAT repeat domain-containing protein; its protein translation is MAHPPKAIQESNAEPQLSPEAREKVELAKTFAFHLLKGIKQIGMYRHNESRFPEFLGKALESIATYTDKFGPLSMKVEQQNFLLLGESLFSEDTPLPYKFFRDGIRQLIFRPGLTVEEMTTFTLIALSEPERGAEDVLAQLWRASMEHVEYVVVEGFSMENASEEEVQVEVDKVVGYLYSRLQTNSDDYLRFARVSAEDLDAKLDGVEQIRGLVVGGRHASDELKAKLQREVSEEENARLFPKLVSAVFQVVEGGVDDASLLEEIFVQLLDMLLLQDDFGTINQIVLKLRALSQREGSEDLAKMLENFLHKMGEEQRLMRLGESLKSTRPKNPADVSRYLQVLGRDSIIPLLSVLESIEVADNRTLLCDALAGFARELPDPFVARLMSERPQTVRDMVYILEKSNHPDRVKMFGQVLKSPNLVVKLEVLNIIGRGRTGEARRIIADALTDSISQVRMLAAKLLPEFDRDKGYADLMRLVRESGFDKKTPDERAAVYAAIGSTGTPGALSMMQQMLATKPSLLNKKRVLEDKLLAIHGLGGACSIQGYKLLQAVVEDKNQPLEVLTSARKAMYQTKKALFGDSALSEEA
- a CDS encoding RNA polymerase factor sigma-32 — its product is MQASTEQSSNSGSLAMYLSEINHYSLLKVEEEQELARRFLKGDLAAGHRMVTANLRFVVKVAYEYRSYGIKMSDLIQEGNIGLMKAVQKFDPDKGIRLISYAVWWIRAYIQNYILKSWSLVKLGTTQAQRKLFFSLARTRRELEKFGSGDAAVNVDDIARRLHVKPGEVREMEQRMGGRDLSLDAPMGEDGGNSHVDFVVSAAAPQDDEFADKEEAGLINARVRTALMRLDPRERFIIEQRVMNERPMTLKELGEHFGFSRERARQLEIRAKDKLKSELAALMAEVDPEAVAAQQ
- a CDS encoding transglutaminase TgpA family protein — encoded protein: MRKGTRLRLVLRDLGSGSAFASMAVSGQLPIWSLVLYGVAQVAALAGWRPFANRVKLTALLLLAVALTLGTNVLAGSLNLVVAACAFAGLISAQRLLSTPDAATDGQVHLSGLLMVAGGAALSGELVYGLFLIVFGVLASIALALGVVESAVPEGEPVPVRAVMGPLATGVGFAVVGAVAFFILFPRLNWNMIGPSASPGLGVATAGFSNTVRLGGAGTIKGNPRIVLRATLTPDPEKETLDAYWVGRTYDVFDGMEWSNARATSNGSEFMTTLRPGQENLVHQHVELMPAYGARTLVALETPSRLGNAVANTQVGSRRTQIHELGGGEVRFRDSGISYSYEAYSLPPGASGDDVQDLPPEEQDALLSLPEGLDVRVGQTAARVLNGERDPLAAARKLSAWLQREYSYTLELSGDVPDPVADFLFQRKQGHCEHFATALTLMLRTQGMRARLATGFFGGERVTGGYVVRAGDAHAWTHVLVPGRGFITVDATPPAHRASQSPRLLEQLINFYEIVESQWRDVVLDYNFRDQLTVVRSLTRSHEVPKKDEPASRAPPPRAFGAALLAAAAAYTAWRLLTQFLSRERPLEATRFVDAVEAQLASARITRVDGETLEALDARLARERHPLSPALTPVTRRYLEARFGGRPLQQGEATRLLTDLRRAVLTESQHVASEGTRPPQARAS
- a CDS encoding DUF58 domain-containing protein, translating into MKPRLPSWWARLRSRLRPPRTLRVTRIGRTYLVVTFGVGLGALNTGNNLLYLLLGLLLSMVVVSGVLSERCLRYLSVRRVGADAAFAQEPFAFRWAISRGQGHAFALTLSEADSPLTGAGGVGYLPAGVDHVVRADLTAPQRGPVLLTGVRVTTTWPLGLFAKTRTFPLENTLLIYPRRTYACQDPGAPEQGPVGDAGNPRRNDGNGDLSGLRELAPGEDARRIHWMKSASAGKLLRVEREHEERRTFVLSVADGLDAEALERRCEEVAALAHRLIEEGHEVGLDTPEDRIRPAAGAAQERRLLRALAWLGHERPRGGEEAA
- a CDS encoding AAA family ATPase; the encoded protein is MNQPARALSPVPSPANARSAMERIATQLGRAVQGKSSQLQLVVTSLVAGGHVLLEDVPGVGKTTLAEALAKACGLSFARVQFTADLMPADVLGAQVFHAQTATFQFRPGPLFRQLVLADELNRAPPRTQSALLEAMAQGQVSLDGATHALPAPFTVVATQNPVDFSGTYPLPDSQLDRFMVRMSLGHPTPEVEAGLLVTRDGTPPLDAVETVSEPEELASLRSFAAALRLDASVADYVVRLATATRSHGDLERGASTRAVLALGAAARAHALWDARDFATPGDVRAALVPCWAHRIMLRSAVQGVSARDEAAHLLEEIARKVPAPR